The following proteins are co-located in the Tachysurus vachellii isolate PV-2020 chromosome 19, HZAU_Pvac_v1, whole genome shotgun sequence genome:
- the asxl1 gene encoding putative Polycomb group protein ASXL1 isoform X1 yields MRSGTAPLACLVTMLHSQVRGDRVKNSIFFKLPGRMSLFTLKKNALQWTKNPSGSEASDPNATPAASSTASFGAAEGAEQESGDSTETTAASGENDASVDETSSSASCSTEPQTRLSRSSQSGRQRKKSVMMPRVVLTPLKVNGEHVSSGAAGRRREGSRGGPGPTLRARSELGWKRPQHFKSMRGLRSGPMKRNRGGVEVDFETPGSILVNTNIRALINTRTFAAFPPHSQQQLLQLLPEVDRQVGPDGLARLSSSALNNEFFTHASQSWKERLAEGEFTHEMQVRFRQEMEKEKKVEAWKEKFFEEYHGQKSGLTREEALKLTMSDAGEVSGTVLGADTATATPKRRGVGRRRREGRIRRRSRADLRRRARRPLCKTTPAAVAQEQAETQAPLEVVAPATSPVPETSTEQAEVVLQAESESETPVETLCTEAAPSPAPVSTPAPASTSSTCDEPEGSTSLLPEVIEPTVASTSSPSSSSSSTSSSSSPSSSPSSTSDQQGAFAASSDSSSSSSSTVAVATDPLDDGASITTGTAGTGASSRESSPAASPSTASPAIQLKEQKRRPDESQAFTSFPEKRARLDEHQSFRNTVDCVHSEKPQPTTEEPKVPPIRIQLSRIKPPWVKGPPTYQICPRIVPPSEGSRRSGTGARTLADIKARAQQARAQREAAAAVAATGDGAGPGGGGPGGGVGIPDCSSGRRSREHPGPVEPGGGGGGGGGRVDVEDQESSASSHSSGAQLQLSNVEKQVSTPQIMPSPSSVSSNPSVLPSESPKTLTPSPTETDSPASQDQADICGGEEVMVSSCDKASEQTSDTPVPTPSEPESVGSQQESRVEEADSNESRTVTPSYTITPVSTEAVNLVPTSIPDSLPRFGAQGVDVIRTLAASSQSWEGEQYLGEHRSGTTGVIQHGSDVKIPKETFVTARNGFVGGVEDHVVRERLLQEHKSVETETEGKYASSLSCLPNDMREEDGVHSDSTETASDFENETPEDDTVDWHRTMDHNGAQGQNTKSQTQPVIQTPNRLTSCTLSSPQHQQPVIQAHVSNPAHSQTVIQARFPNGMPNQAVIHTQKHRSVHTHGINHVQDQNATSLTQVHVQSYLMHVEKDQSKSHGPNDGSGGKSFIPTEDEGKPFCRLPTDDSGFKNCATLSAVKRIQGNARPVSSVEANNPLVTQLLQGSLPLEKVLPQSHSASKLEINRLPGAQAGLPSNCQPGGSPRNMTPRFRAPTETGGSTEPAGLDLQHRAPSTHQSPVPGRNYGPSPPATSQSRMACMLDEPSSRGTVVQQFVPQQSGSVVPAGAVPVITSLPSTFSSSRHSVDMNSQSAQNLESAVIKEHHIPQPSRGDTPDKQAAGLQVHTINLSQPICRTTPDAPSPPHGDLCPSEVVPTVKISWRPSKSQPLQPQSYQQQLSHGASVKHEVASRPSCQQALTKNSQASIGGNSSVVVPKKEPQSSTDNYTGSGGAMEGLLNMEMSFARMAKKEQGKNIYTRHTDSSVSPVSSSSATSASSFSYHLYGKLPKLQQSGGGGSLSGDTGGGSSGFSYTANVSVVDGSGFSRSIADSVLQLRPRVSVGNAGSQSTALSIQAFAESAAEEVALKCSCRLKAMIMCQGCGAFCHDDCIGPSKLCVSCLVVR; encoded by the exons atgaga AGTGGCACAGCCCCACTGGCCTGCCTGGTTACCATGCTCCACTCCCAAGTGAGAGGTGATCGAGTGAAGAACAGCATCTTCTTCAAGCTGCCAGGAAGAATGAGCCTTTTCACACTAAAG AAAAATGCCCTCCAGTGGACGAAGAACCCATCGGGTTCGGAGGCTTCAGACCCAAACGCAACACCAGCAGCTTCATCCACAGCTTCGTTTGGAGCAGCAGAAGGGGCTGAGCAGGAGAGCGGTGACTCCACAGAAACTACAGCTGCTAGTGGTGAGAATGATG CATCAGTGGATGAGACTTCCTCCAGCGCCTCCTGCTCCACAGAGCCACAGACACGACTGAGTCGATCCTCACAG TCAGGGAGACAGAGGAAGAAATCTGTTATGATGCCTCGTGTGGTTCTTACTCCACTGAAAGTCAACGGTGAACACGTCTCCTCAG GAGCTGCGGGGAGGCGCAGGGAAGGGTCTAGGGGGGGTCCAGGCCCAACACTTCGAGCCCGCTCCGAGCTGGGCTGGAAACGCCCCCAGCACTTCAAGAGCATGCGTGGCCTACGTTCAG GACCCATGAAGAGGAATAGAGGTGGTGTGGAGGTGGACTTCGAGACCCCAGGCTCGATCCTTGTCAACACCAACATCCGTGCATTAATTAATACACGCACTTTTGCAGCATTTCCTCCTCACTCTCAGCAACAGCTTCTTCAGCTTCTCCCTGAAGTAGATAGGCAG GTTGGCCCTGATGGACTTGCCCGACTCAGCAGTTCAGCACTGAATAATGAATTTTTTACTCATGCCTCTCAAAGCTGGAAAGAGAGGCTTGCTGAAG GTGAGTTCACACATGAGATGCAGGTTCGCTTTAGACAAgagatggaaaaggaaaagaaagtagAGGCATGGAAGGAGAAATTCTTCGAGGAGTATCATGGCCAAAA ATCCGGCTTAACTCGTGAGGAGGCATTAAAACTCACAATGAGTGATGCTGGAGAGGTTTCTGGGACAGTTCTCGGGGCTGATACTGCTACAGCCACACCCAAGAGGAGAGGTGTTGGAAGACGACGAAGAGAGGGTCGTATCAGGAGACGATCACGTGCTGACCTTAGACGCAGGGCCCGCCGCCCACTCTGCAAAACTACTCCTGCAGCAGTGGCTCAAGAACAGGCGGAAACCCAAGCGCCTTTAGAAGTTGTGGCTCCAGCTACTTCACCTGTCCCAGAAACCAGCACAGAGCAAGCAGAGGTGGTCCTTCAAgccgaatcagaatcagaaacaccAGTGGAGACACTCTGTACAGAGGCAGCACCATCCCCAGCCCCTGTCTCTACTCCTGCTCCTGCCTCTACAAGCTCAACGTGCGATGAACCAGAAGGTTCTACCAGCCTGCTGCCTGAAGTTATTGAGCCCACTGTTGCCTCCACTTCTTCTCCTtcctcatcatcttcttcaacatcctcttcatcctctccATCTTCATCGCCTTCCTCTACCTCTGACCAGCAAGGAGCCTTTGCTGCTAGCTCTGactcatcctcctcttcatcctcaacTGTTGCTGTTGCCACTGACCCACTCGATGATGGTGCCTCAATCACTACTGGCACAGCAGGCACTGGAGCAAGCAGCAGAGAGAGCAGCCCAGCGGCAAGTCCCTCTACAGCCAGCCCTGCCATCCAGCTCAAGGAACAGAAGAGGAGACCCGATGAGTCCCAGGCCTTTACCAGCTTTCCCGAGAAGAGGGCGCGACTGGATGAGCATCAGTCCTTTCGTAACACAGTTGACTGTGTGCACTCAGAAAAGCCACAGCCTACAACAGAGGAACCCAAGGTCCCGCCAATCCGG ATTCAGCTCTCCCGGATCAAACCTCCGTGGGTCAAAGGGCCGCCAACGTACCAAATCTGTCCCCGTATCGTGCCCCCCAGCGAGGGGTCGCGGCGCAGTGGGACGGGGGCGCGCACCTTGGCGGACATCAAAGCCCGTGCCCAGCAAGCCCGTGCACAGCGGGAAGCCGCTGCTGCTGTTGCAGCCACTGGGGACGGGGCAGGGCCTGGGGGGGGCGGCCCGGGGGGTGGTGTTGGGATACCGGATTGCTCCAGCGGGAGGCGTTCGAGAGAGCACCCGGGTCCCGTTGAacctggaggaggaggaggaggaggaggaggaagagttgACGTGGAGGACCAGGAATCGTCTGCAAGCTCTCATTCGTCTGGAGCACAACTACAGCTATCAAATGTAGAAAAACAAGTCTCTACCCCACAAATTATGCCATCTCCATCATCTGTATCTTCTAATCCTTCAGTGCTGCCTTCTGAGTCCCCTAAAACCCTCACGCCATCACCAACTGAGACGGACAGTCCAGCCTCCCAGGACCAGGCGGATATCTGTGGAGGGGAGGAGGTGATGGTCAGCTCTTGTGATAAAGCCTCTGAGCAGACATCGGACACTCCTGTGCCTACACCCAGTGAGCCTGAGTCTGTAGGCAGTCAGCAAGAGAGTAGGGTTGAAGAAGCAGATTCAAATGAGAGCAGAACAGTGACTCCCAGTTACACAATTACACCGGTGTCAACTGAAGCAGTAAATCTTGTTCCCACATCAATACCTGACTCACTTCCTAGGTTTGGTGCCCAAGGAGTGGATGTGATCAGAACTTTGGCAGCATCATCTCAGTCTTGGGAAGGTGAGCAATATTTAGGTGAACATCGCTCTGGCACTACTGGGGTCATTCAGCACGGGTCAGATGTGAAAATCCCCAAAGAGACTTTTGTTACAGCCCGCAATGGTTTTGTAGGTGGTGTAGAGGATCAtgtggtgagagagagattactgCAGGAGCACAAGAGCGTAGAGACTGAAACGGAGGGTAAATACGCAAGTTCCCTCTCCTGTCTACCAAATGATATGAGAGAGGAAGATGGTGTGCACAGTGATTCCACAGAGACTGCATCAGACTTTGAGAATGAAACTCCCGAGGATGATACAGTGGACTGGCATAGAACAATGGACCATAATGGAGCGCAGGGTCAGAATACAAAGTCTCAGACTCAGCCTGTCATTCAGACACCAAATCGTCTTACTTCATGCACTTTGAGCTCTCCTCAGCATCAGCAGCCTGTCATCCAGGCACATGTCTCTAACCCTGCCCACAGTCAAACTGTCATTCAGGCTCGTTTCCCCAATGGCATGCCAAACCAGGCAGTGATTCATACACAAAAGCACCGTTCAGTCCACACCCACGGCATAAACCATGTTCAGGATCAAAATGCCACTTCCTTGACCCAGGTCCATGTGCAGTCGTATCTCATGCACGTGGAGAAGGATCAAAGCAAGTCTCACGGTCCAAATGATGGCAGTGGAGGAAAGTCCTTCATCCCAACAGAAGATGAGGGAAAACCTTTCTGCAGATTGCCTACAGATGATTCTGGATTTAAAAATTGTGCCACTCTTTCTGCTGTTAAGAGAATTCAAGGTAATGCACGACCTGTGTCCTCTGTAGAGGCAAACAACCCTCTGGTAACCCAGCTTCTTCAAGGTAGCCTACCTTTGGAGAAAGTCTTACCCCAGTCACACTCTGCAAGTAAGCTGGAGATAAACAGACTCCCAGGGGCACAAGCAGGCTTGCCATCAAATTGCCAGCCTGGAGGATCTCCCAGAAACATGACTCCCCGCTTCAGAGCCCCTACCGAAACTGGAGGGAGTACAGAACCTGCTGGTCTGGACTTGCAGCACAGGGCCCCTTCTACTCATCAGTCACCTGTGCCTGGAAGAAATTATGGTCCCTCACCACCTGCCACTTCACAGTCTCGAATGGCATGCATGCTTGATGAACCCAGCTCTCGTGGTACAGTTGTCCAGCAGTTTGTTCCTCAACAGTCAGGGAGTGTTGTGCCTGCTGGTGCAGTACCCGTCATCACTTCCCTCCCTTCCACTTTCTCTTCTTCTAGGCATTCAGTGGACATGAACTCTCAAAGTGCTCAAAATTTGGAGTCCGCTGTAATAAAAGAGCACCACATCCCTCAGCCTTCACGTGGTGACACTCCAGATAAGCAAGCAGCTGGTCTTCAGGTACACACTATTAACCTCTCCCAGCCAATTTGCAGAACCACACCTGATGCTCCCTCCCCTCCACATGGTGACCTTTGTCCTTCTGAAGTTGTACCTACTGTTAAGATCAGCTGGCGTCCATCCAAATCACAGCCACTCCAACCTCAGTCTTATCAGCAGCAGCTCTCTCATGGGGCTAGTGTGAAACATGAAGTCGCCTCACGCCCTTCATGCCAGCAAGCTCTCACCAAAAATTCACAGGCTTCAATTGGAGGAAATAGCTCTGTTGTTGTACCCAAAAAAGAACCCCAGAGCTCCACAGACAATTATACAGGTAGTGGTGGAGCTATGGAAGGACTGCTTAACATGGAAATGTCATTTGCACGAATGGCAAAGAAAGAGCAAGGTAAAAATATTTACACCCGTCATACAGACTCCTCAGTCTCACCTGTGTCCTCCTCTTCTGCTACCTCTGCCTCATCATTTTCTTACCATTTGTATGGAAAGCTGCCTAAGTTGCAGCAGAGTGGAGGTGGAGGTTCACTGAGTGGAGACACTGGAGGAGGATCATCTGGCTTCAGCTACACCGCTAATGTCTCTGTAGTGGATGGTAGTGGCTTCTCACGCAGCATTGCAGACAGTGTGCTCCAACTGAGGCCACGCGTTAGTGTTGGGAACGCTGGAAGCCAGAGCACTGCCCTTAGTATCCAGGCATTTGCTGAAAGTGCTGCAGAGGAGGTGGCTCTTAAGTGCTCCTGCCGCCTCAAGGCCATGATTATGTGCCAGGGGTGCGGTGCTTTCTGCCATGACGATTGCATTGGCCCTTCCAAACTTTGTGTTTCCTGTCTGGTGGTCAGATAG
- the asxl1 gene encoding putative Polycomb group protein ASXL1 isoform X3 — protein sequence MKDKQKRKKERTWAEAARMVLENFSDAPMTPKQILHVIQTKGLKEMRSGTAPLACLVTMLHSQVRGDRVKNSIFFKLPGRMSLFTLKKNALQWTKNPSGSEASDPNATPAASSTASFGAAEGAEQESGDSTETTAASGENDASVDETSSSASCSTEPQTRLSRSSQSGRQRKKSVMMPRVVLTPLKVNGEHVSSGPMKRNRGGVEVDFETPGSILVNTNIRALINTRTFAAFPPHSQQQLLQLLPEVDRQVGPDGLARLSSSALNNEFFTHASQSWKERLAEGEFTHEMQVRFRQEMEKEKKVEAWKEKFFEEYHGQKSGLTREEALKLTMSDAGEVSGTVLGADTATATPKRRGVGRRRREGRIRRRSRADLRRRARRPLCKTTPAAVAQEQAETQAPLEVVAPATSPVPETSTEQAEVVLQAESESETPVETLCTEAAPSPAPVSTPAPASTSSTCDEPEGSTSLLPEVIEPTVASTSSPSSSSSSTSSSSSPSSSPSSTSDQQGAFAASSDSSSSSSSTVAVATDPLDDGASITTGTAGTGASSRESSPAASPSTASPAIQLKEQKRRPDESQAFTSFPEKRARLDEHQSFRNTVDCVHSEKPQPTTEEPKVPPIRIQLSRIKPPWVKGPPTYQICPRIVPPSEGSRRSGTGARTLADIKARAQQARAQREAAAAVAATGDGAGPGGGGPGGGVGIPDCSSGRRSREHPGPVEPGGGGGGGGGRVDVEDQESSASSHSSGAQLQLSNVEKQVSTPQIMPSPSSVSSNPSVLPSESPKTLTPSPTETDSPASQDQADICGGEEVMVSSCDKASEQTSDTPVPTPSEPESVGSQQESRVEEADSNESRTVTPSYTITPVSTEAVNLVPTSIPDSLPRFGAQGVDVIRTLAASSQSWEGEQYLGEHRSGTTGVIQHGSDVKIPKETFVTARNGFVGGVEDHVVRERLLQEHKSVETETEGKYASSLSCLPNDMREEDGVHSDSTETASDFENETPEDDTVDWHRTMDHNGAQGQNTKSQTQPVIQTPNRLTSCTLSSPQHQQPVIQAHVSNPAHSQTVIQARFPNGMPNQAVIHTQKHRSVHTHGINHVQDQNATSLTQVHVQSYLMHVEKDQSKSHGPNDGSGGKSFIPTEDEGKPFCRLPTDDSGFKNCATLSAVKRIQGNARPVSSVEANNPLVTQLLQGSLPLEKVLPQSHSASKLEINRLPGAQAGLPSNCQPGGSPRNMTPRFRAPTETGGSTEPAGLDLQHRAPSTHQSPVPGRNYGPSPPATSQSRMACMLDEPSSRGTVVQQFVPQQSGSVVPAGAVPVITSLPSTFSSSRHSVDMNSQSAQNLESAVIKEHHIPQPSRGDTPDKQAAGLQVHTINLSQPICRTTPDAPSPPHGDLCPSEVVPTVKISWRPSKSQPLQPQSYQQQLSHGASVKHEVASRPSCQQALTKNSQASIGGNSSVVVPKKEPQSSTDNYTGSGGAMEGLLNMEMSFARMAKKEQGKNIYTRHTDSSVSPVSSSSATSASSFSYHLYGKLPKLQQSGGGGSLSGDTGGGSSGFSYTANVSVVDGSGFSRSIADSVLQLRPRVSVGNAGSQSTALSIQAFAESAAEEVALKCSCRLKAMIMCQGCGAFCHDDCIGPSKLCVSCLVVR from the exons GTTCTTGAGAACTTCTCAGATGCTCCAATGACCCCTAAACAGATCCTTCACGTCATCCAGACAAAGGGACTCAAAGAAATGAG AAG TGGCACAGCCCCACTGGCCTGCCTGGTTACCATGCTCCACTCCCAAGTGAGAGGTGATCGAGTGAAGAACAGCATCTTCTTCAAGCTGCCAGGAAGAATGAGCCTTTTCACACTAAAG AAAAATGCCCTCCAGTGGACGAAGAACCCATCGGGTTCGGAGGCTTCAGACCCAAACGCAACACCAGCAGCTTCATCCACAGCTTCGTTTGGAGCAGCAGAAGGGGCTGAGCAGGAGAGCGGTGACTCCACAGAAACTACAGCTGCTAGTGGTGAGAATGATG CATCAGTGGATGAGACTTCCTCCAGCGCCTCCTGCTCCACAGAGCCACAGACACGACTGAGTCGATCCTCACAG TCAGGGAGACAGAGGAAGAAATCTGTTATGATGCCTCGTGTGGTTCTTACTCCACTGAAAGTCAACGGTGAACACGTCTCCTCAG GACCCATGAAGAGGAATAGAGGTGGTGTGGAGGTGGACTTCGAGACCCCAGGCTCGATCCTTGTCAACACCAACATCCGTGCATTAATTAATACACGCACTTTTGCAGCATTTCCTCCTCACTCTCAGCAACAGCTTCTTCAGCTTCTCCCTGAAGTAGATAGGCAG GTTGGCCCTGATGGACTTGCCCGACTCAGCAGTTCAGCACTGAATAATGAATTTTTTACTCATGCCTCTCAAAGCTGGAAAGAGAGGCTTGCTGAAG GTGAGTTCACACATGAGATGCAGGTTCGCTTTAGACAAgagatggaaaaggaaaagaaagtagAGGCATGGAAGGAGAAATTCTTCGAGGAGTATCATGGCCAAAA ATCCGGCTTAACTCGTGAGGAGGCATTAAAACTCACAATGAGTGATGCTGGAGAGGTTTCTGGGACAGTTCTCGGGGCTGATACTGCTACAGCCACACCCAAGAGGAGAGGTGTTGGAAGACGACGAAGAGAGGGTCGTATCAGGAGACGATCACGTGCTGACCTTAGACGCAGGGCCCGCCGCCCACTCTGCAAAACTACTCCTGCAGCAGTGGCTCAAGAACAGGCGGAAACCCAAGCGCCTTTAGAAGTTGTGGCTCCAGCTACTTCACCTGTCCCAGAAACCAGCACAGAGCAAGCAGAGGTGGTCCTTCAAgccgaatcagaatcagaaacaccAGTGGAGACACTCTGTACAGAGGCAGCACCATCCCCAGCCCCTGTCTCTACTCCTGCTCCTGCCTCTACAAGCTCAACGTGCGATGAACCAGAAGGTTCTACCAGCCTGCTGCCTGAAGTTATTGAGCCCACTGTTGCCTCCACTTCTTCTCCTtcctcatcatcttcttcaacatcctcttcatcctctccATCTTCATCGCCTTCCTCTACCTCTGACCAGCAAGGAGCCTTTGCTGCTAGCTCTGactcatcctcctcttcatcctcaacTGTTGCTGTTGCCACTGACCCACTCGATGATGGTGCCTCAATCACTACTGGCACAGCAGGCACTGGAGCAAGCAGCAGAGAGAGCAGCCCAGCGGCAAGTCCCTCTACAGCCAGCCCTGCCATCCAGCTCAAGGAACAGAAGAGGAGACCCGATGAGTCCCAGGCCTTTACCAGCTTTCCCGAGAAGAGGGCGCGACTGGATGAGCATCAGTCCTTTCGTAACACAGTTGACTGTGTGCACTCAGAAAAGCCACAGCCTACAACAGAGGAACCCAAGGTCCCGCCAATCCGG ATTCAGCTCTCCCGGATCAAACCTCCGTGGGTCAAAGGGCCGCCAACGTACCAAATCTGTCCCCGTATCGTGCCCCCCAGCGAGGGGTCGCGGCGCAGTGGGACGGGGGCGCGCACCTTGGCGGACATCAAAGCCCGTGCCCAGCAAGCCCGTGCACAGCGGGAAGCCGCTGCTGCTGTTGCAGCCACTGGGGACGGGGCAGGGCCTGGGGGGGGCGGCCCGGGGGGTGGTGTTGGGATACCGGATTGCTCCAGCGGGAGGCGTTCGAGAGAGCACCCGGGTCCCGTTGAacctggaggaggaggaggaggaggaggaggaagagttgACGTGGAGGACCAGGAATCGTCTGCAAGCTCTCATTCGTCTGGAGCACAACTACAGCTATCAAATGTAGAAAAACAAGTCTCTACCCCACAAATTATGCCATCTCCATCATCTGTATCTTCTAATCCTTCAGTGCTGCCTTCTGAGTCCCCTAAAACCCTCACGCCATCACCAACTGAGACGGACAGTCCAGCCTCCCAGGACCAGGCGGATATCTGTGGAGGGGAGGAGGTGATGGTCAGCTCTTGTGATAAAGCCTCTGAGCAGACATCGGACACTCCTGTGCCTACACCCAGTGAGCCTGAGTCTGTAGGCAGTCAGCAAGAGAGTAGGGTTGAAGAAGCAGATTCAAATGAGAGCAGAACAGTGACTCCCAGTTACACAATTACACCGGTGTCAACTGAAGCAGTAAATCTTGTTCCCACATCAATACCTGACTCACTTCCTAGGTTTGGTGCCCAAGGAGTGGATGTGATCAGAACTTTGGCAGCATCATCTCAGTCTTGGGAAGGTGAGCAATATTTAGGTGAACATCGCTCTGGCACTACTGGGGTCATTCAGCACGGGTCAGATGTGAAAATCCCCAAAGAGACTTTTGTTACAGCCCGCAATGGTTTTGTAGGTGGTGTAGAGGATCAtgtggtgagagagagattactgCAGGAGCACAAGAGCGTAGAGACTGAAACGGAGGGTAAATACGCAAGTTCCCTCTCCTGTCTACCAAATGATATGAGAGAGGAAGATGGTGTGCACAGTGATTCCACAGAGACTGCATCAGACTTTGAGAATGAAACTCCCGAGGATGATACAGTGGACTGGCATAGAACAATGGACCATAATGGAGCGCAGGGTCAGAATACAAAGTCTCAGACTCAGCCTGTCATTCAGACACCAAATCGTCTTACTTCATGCACTTTGAGCTCTCCTCAGCATCAGCAGCCTGTCATCCAGGCACATGTCTCTAACCCTGCCCACAGTCAAACTGTCATTCAGGCTCGTTTCCCCAATGGCATGCCAAACCAGGCAGTGATTCATACACAAAAGCACCGTTCAGTCCACACCCACGGCATAAACCATGTTCAGGATCAAAATGCCACTTCCTTGACCCAGGTCCATGTGCAGTCGTATCTCATGCACGTGGAGAAGGATCAAAGCAAGTCTCACGGTCCAAATGATGGCAGTGGAGGAAAGTCCTTCATCCCAACAGAAGATGAGGGAAAACCTTTCTGCAGATTGCCTACAGATGATTCTGGATTTAAAAATTGTGCCACTCTTTCTGCTGTTAAGAGAATTCAAGGTAATGCACGACCTGTGTCCTCTGTAGAGGCAAACAACCCTCTGGTAACCCAGCTTCTTCAAGGTAGCCTACCTTTGGAGAAAGTCTTACCCCAGTCACACTCTGCAAGTAAGCTGGAGATAAACAGACTCCCAGGGGCACAAGCAGGCTTGCCATCAAATTGCCAGCCTGGAGGATCTCCCAGAAACATGACTCCCCGCTTCAGAGCCCCTACCGAAACTGGAGGGAGTACAGAACCTGCTGGTCTGGACTTGCAGCACAGGGCCCCTTCTACTCATCAGTCACCTGTGCCTGGAAGAAATTATGGTCCCTCACCACCTGCCACTTCACAGTCTCGAATGGCATGCATGCTTGATGAACCCAGCTCTCGTGGTACAGTTGTCCAGCAGTTTGTTCCTCAACAGTCAGGGAGTGTTGTGCCTGCTGGTGCAGTACCCGTCATCACTTCCCTCCCTTCCACTTTCTCTTCTTCTAGGCATTCAGTGGACATGAACTCTCAAAGTGCTCAAAATTTGGAGTCCGCTGTAATAAAAGAGCACCACATCCCTCAGCCTTCACGTGGTGACACTCCAGATAAGCAAGCAGCTGGTCTTCAGGTACACACTATTAACCTCTCCCAGCCAATTTGCAGAACCACACCTGATGCTCCCTCCCCTCCACATGGTGACCTTTGTCCTTCTGAAGTTGTACCTACTGTTAAGATCAGCTGGCGTCCATCCAAATCACAGCCACTCCAACCTCAGTCTTATCAGCAGCAGCTCTCTCATGGGGCTAGTGTGAAACATGAAGTCGCCTCACGCCCTTCATGCCAGCAAGCTCTCACCAAAAATTCACAGGCTTCAATTGGAGGAAATAGCTCTGTTGTTGTACCCAAAAAAGAACCCCAGAGCTCCACAGACAATTATACAGGTAGTGGTGGAGCTATGGAAGGACTGCTTAACATGGAAATGTCATTTGCACGAATGGCAAAGAAAGAGCAAGGTAAAAATATTTACACCCGTCATACAGACTCCTCAGTCTCACCTGTGTCCTCCTCTTCTGCTACCTCTGCCTCATCATTTTCTTACCATTTGTATGGAAAGCTGCCTAAGTTGCAGCAGAGTGGAGGTGGAGGTTCACTGAGTGGAGACACTGGAGGAGGATCATCTGGCTTCAGCTACACCGCTAATGTCTCTGTAGTGGATGGTAGTGGCTTCTCACGCAGCATTGCAGACAGTGTGCTCCAACTGAGGCCACGCGTTAGTGTTGGGAACGCTGGAAGCCAGAGCACTGCCCTTAGTATCCAGGCATTTGCTGAAAGTGCTGCAGAGGAGGTGGCTCTTAAGTGCTCCTGCCGCCTCAAGGCCATGATTATGTGCCAGGGGTGCGGTGCTTTCTGCCATGACGATTGCATTGGCCCTTCCAAACTTTGTGTTTCCTGTCTGGTGGTCAGATAG